One part of the Hydra vulgaris chromosome 01, alternate assembly HydraT2T_AEP genome encodes these proteins:
- the LOC136074733 gene encoding uncharacterized protein LOC136074733: MQRKLFYKYGEMIQMDATYKTNNYRYPLFTLLVEDCDGVGQPIAFAIMTSEDQIHIEQFLEYFAECNDLSNTQCVVVDKDLAEINAISKCWNNVKILICYFHVLRAIDRHLNLLGLDQTQNEFCCLYTQKMLNANTELEFNSAIENLKDIPCFYQYFVENWIPYKESITAFGRKNVCHLSNHTNNRIERFSFLKTCVF, encoded by the exons acAAATAATTATCGTTACCCTCTGTTCACTTTGTTGGTGGAAGATTGTGATGGTGTTGGACAGCCAATTGCATTTGCCATAATGACAAGTGAAGACCAAATCCACATTGAACAGTTTCTAGAATATTTTGCGGAATGCAATGATTTATCAAATACACAATGTGTTGTTGTAGACAAAGATTTAGCAGAAATTAATGCCATTAGTAAATGTTGGAATAACGTTAAAATTCTGATATGTTATTTCCATGTCCTACGTGCAATAGACCGGCATTTAAATCTATTAGGCCTAGATCAGACACagaatgagttttgttgtctt TATACACAAAAGATGCTAAACGCCAATACTGAATTGGAGTTTAATTCAgctattgaaaatttaaaagatataccATGTTTTTACCAATATTTTGTGGAAAATTGGATACCATATAAAGAATCTATAACAGCTTTTGGTCGCAAAAATGTATGTCACCTTAGCAATCATACAAATAATCGAATAGAGaggtttagttttttaaaaacttgtgttttctag
- the LOC136073962 gene encoding LOW QUALITY PROTEIN: retinoblastoma-binding protein 5 homolog (The sequence of the model RefSeq protein was modified relative to this genomic sequence to represent the inferred CDS: substituted 2 bases at 2 genomic stop codons) yields the protein LYKLFYFLETFGQSFTEEFDGSLDSISAALTCSFNRTGSLLAVGCNDGRLVIWDFLTHEIAKVLVAHVHPVLSVRFVFHFALKCFIKVKPLNIYVFIVGFKYFILCFNWSRNGKKVLTSSTDWNVGLWDVLLGDCEVRYCFPLAVQKVQIHPRDNNKFLVCPIKHPLVLIEVDGKQHILPVGVKCKQNIETSFDKRGDYIFTGNAKGKIKTSYRISTATNANTAIKSIKFTRGGNSFLVNSQDRVIXVFDRDAVIFCKDGQEPEPTQKLQDLVNRTLWKKCAFSGDGEFIAAGSSRQHALYIWERSISSLVKILHGTKGELLVNVVWHPIRPIICSVVNGLVSIWSQTHVENXSAFAPDFKELDENIEYEERESEFDLTYEFCSSNCYCA from the exons ttatataagttattttattttttggaaaccTTTGGTCAGAGTTTCACTGAG gaGTTTGATGGAAGTTTGGATTCAATAAGTGCAGCGTTAACATGCTCTTTTAATCGAACTGGCTCATTACTTGCTGTTGGATGCAACGATGGTCGATTAGTTATTTGGGATTTTTTGACTCATGAGATAGCAAAGGTTTTGGTGGCACATGTCCATCCTGTTTTATCTGTCaggtttgtttttcattttgcattaaaatgttttattaaagttaaaccattaaacatttatgttttcatTGTTGGATT taaatactttattttatgttttaattggAGTCGTAAtggtaaaaaggttttaacatCTTCAACTGATTGGAATGTTGGGTTATGGGATGTCTTGTTAGGTGATTGTGAAGTGCGTTATTGCTTTCCTTTGGCTGTTCAAAAAGTACAAATTCATCCACGTGACAA taataaATTCTTGGTTTGCCCAATAAAACATCCACTTGTATTAATTGAAGTTGATGGAAAACAACATATTCTTCCTGTTGGAGTAAAG tgcaaacaaaatattgaaacttcaTTTGATAAAAGAGGAGATTACATATTTACTGGAAATGCAAAAGGAAAg attaaaacTTCATATAGAATAAGCACAGCTACAAATGCAAATACtgcaataaaatcaattaaGTTTACAAGAGGAGGAAA CTCATTTTTGGTAAACTCCCAAGATCGTGTAATCTGAGTATTTGATCGAGATGCTGTAATTTTCTGTAAAGATGGGCAGGAGCCTGAGCCTACACAAAAACTTCAAGATCTTGTTAACAG AACATTGTGGAAAAAATGTGCTTTTTCTGGCGATGGAGAGTTTATTGCAGCAG GATCATCAAGACAACATGCTTTGTATATTTGGGAAAGAAGTATTAGCAGTTTAgtgaaaatcttacatggaacCAAAGGAGAGTTGCTTGTAAATGTTGTg tGGCATCCAATTAGACCAATAATATGTTCTGTTGTAAATGGACTTGTTTCAATATGGTCACAAACTCATGTa gaAAATTAGTCTGCATTTGCTCCCGATTTCAAAgaacttgatgaaaatattgaaTACGAGGAAAGAGAAAGTGAATTTGATCTCACATATGAGTTTTGTTCAAGTAATTGTTACTGTGCTTAG